Proteins encoded within one genomic window of Trichoderma asperellum chromosome 2, complete sequence:
- a CDS encoding uncharacterized protein (EggNog:ENOG41) has translation MPNDELLTDEYVADLLAKEASDCSLKYSAMGMEAFNTKNKPSNALKPNTRFLRNIINETDSHNKALLAKEAAESRARLKDLEHAEEVKRLKTDPTPRDIRKRQLGNIQSILGGSRHKRGDDTKSAASEERSKNRSDGNRHSHRSSRRERDASPDRRKSKKDYGRLSRSPQDDERRTHHEDKPRSSRRRHRDHSPEHKRRHSRDRGRDRSKSPRRRRHSRSPRTKRSKHRSRSPLAAEKQSLRDARNRHDDDESDPLEEFIGPAPPPRYRGRGTVGGASGLDRRFSDSYDPSTDILPDDEEANLDDAVEAFRDRQKLRLIQAERARAAGIAEHQIQKMNNSQREKTEEDVVWSKAGEKREWDRGKGEKGVDDEDDITMRGILSEEF, from the exons ATGCCCAACGACGAGCTTCTCACCGACGAATATGTCGCCGACCTTTTGGCCAAAGAGGCCAGCGATTGCTCGCTAAAATACTCAGCAATGGGTATGGAAGCTTTCAACACGAAAAATAA GCCGTCCAACGCGCTGAAGCCGAATACGAGATTTTTGAGAAACATCATCAATGAAACGGATTCACACAACAAAGCGCTGCTGGCTAAGGAAGCGGCCGAATCAAGAGCGAGGCTTAAGGATCTGGAGCACGCCGAAGAAGTCAAACGACTAAAGACAGATCCAACACCCAGGGATATACGAAAACGGCAGCTTGGAAACATTCAATCCATCCTAGGCGGATCAAGGCACAAACGCGGCGACGATACGAAGTCAGCTGCTAGCGAAGAAAGATCTAAAAATAGGAGTGATGGCAATCGCCATTCGCATCGGTCGTCGCGTCGAGAAAGAGATGCAAGCCCTGATCGTCGTAAATCGAAGAAGGACTATGGCCGACTATCAAGAAGCCCCCAGGACGACGAGCGAAGGACGCACCACGAAGATAAGCCACGGAGCTCCCGAAGAAGGCACCGTGATCACTCTCCAGAGCACAAACGTCGACATTCTCGCGATCGCGGAAGAGATCGATCCAAGTCGCCTCGCCGCCGGCGTCATTCTCGATCACCTCGAACGAAGAGAAGTAAACATCGGAGCCGTTCTCCTTTAGCTGCTGAAAAGCAGTCTTTGAGAGATGCCCGTAACagacatgatgatgacgagtcAGATCCCTTGGAAGAATTTATCGGACCTGCTCCGCCTCCCAGATACCGTGGACGGGGAACCGTTGGAGGAGCTTCTGGCCTGGATCGGCGGTTCTCTGATTCATACGATCCGAGTACAGACATATTgccagatgatgaggaggccAACCTTGATGATGCCGTGGAAGCGTTTAGGGATCGCCAGAAACTGCGACTGATCCAAGCAGAGCGGGCGAGAGCAGCCGGGATCGCGGAGCACCAGATTCAGAAGATGAACAATAGCCAGCGAGAAAAAACGGAGGAAGACGTGGTATGGTCCAAGGCCGGCGAAAAGAGGGAATGGGATCGCGGGAAAGGGGAGAAGGGCgtagatgacgaggacgatatTACCATGCGCGGCATCCTATCAGAGGAGTTTTAA
- a CDS encoding uncharacterized protein (SECRETED:SignalP(1-26)~TransMembrane:1 (n6-21c26/27o550-570i)): MRTPRIVILVFCISSSLFLLFRSATASRHAASSRYPTESRPNRSIWGLIFYNTPFSLFPPNAAISLTDDNSTSFAARPAAFGPSLSPSGLSGQLWVGSGFTEDSFDVNGELGCSDLPGWDGADAKHALKQSVHGAALRADAFKSTRHSRANDDLVTRDKSEADAEAGLHPNVPADDGTDNHLHVRFSSALPRQDASASSHADIQSIQEGAEIKGKIVLLMRGGCGFLEKVMWAQRRGAIGVIVGDNVKGGPLIQMFAHGDDVDNVTIPSVFTARTTAQLLSSLTQPGSFIEDTLDDNGNPVLKVQQGSRARKSKGSGSKTTQSKKSKRSTKEKRLTKRKEAEDKPGWFSRFFKWGTSSRSVHSESRPPSSGQIDWVVVEDWVDEKDSITRPSITKQKKQPKQQLKAGGDDFIIGVQDWRDPDVLSNTKAPASSPTSLKGEVSDKAASPDEPKGGSITPSSGEYKLHKGSEDENESTSTFELRGVAPSGKGKSLISRIFGDDDDEIDEVLELDNGDYDDDIPEEDEDPVRHEGLWVTITPTSSASPFFDTLLVLVISPLVTLSIVYALLVLRARIRRRRWRAPKSVVERLPVRTYHSVARSPSLSPRVSSPSGATATTPLLQSNPRPSRPRPRSRTASGALESANFHAPASSSLPVLQTNARAGRSGHERGAISGEWRKYMGRQVECVVCLEEYIDGVSRVMRLPCGHEFHADCITPWLTTRRRTCPICKGDVVRSMGRSSWTNPRYEPYHDDGDDDDDEQAAEGSASSSGDEDVEQGVAEVEPSEARRSNWQHNFFGIIPGVSGYNRRQRSQSPSPEDRQARSH; the protein is encoded by the exons ATGCGCACTCCTCGGATCGTGATCCTTGTGTTCTGCATCTCCTcgtctctcttcctcctcttccgcTCGGCGACAGCGTCCAGACACGCCGCATCGTCTCGGTACCCCACTGAGAGCCGACCTAACAGATCGATATGGGGACTCATCTTCTACAACACGCCGTTCTCCCTGTTCCCGCCCAACGCGGCCATCAGCTTGACCGACGACAACAGCACATCTTTTGCAGCTCGGCCTGCAGCGTTCGGGCCTAGTCTATCGCCGAGTGGGCTGAGCGGGCAGCTGTGGGTTGGGAGCGGCTTCACTGAAGACAGCTTCGATGTCAACGGGGAGCTCGGTTGCAGCGATCTTCCTGGCTGGGACGGTGCAGATGCGAAACATGCACTGAAGCAGAGCGTTCACGGAGCTGCATTACGCGCTGATGCCTTCAAATCTACACGCCATTCGCGGGCAAACGACGACCTTGTTACTCGAGACAAGTCAGAAGCAGATGCTGAAGCGGGCCTTCATCCGAACGTTCctgctgatgatggcacCGACAACCACCTTCACGTCAGATTTAGCAGCGCCCTCCCTCGGCAAGACGCCTCTGCGTCCTCTCACGCCGATATCCAATCGATCCAGGAAGGAGCTGAGATCAAGGGAAAGATTGTTCTGCTGATGCGTGGAGGATGTGGATTCTTAGAAAAAGTCATGTGGGCACAGCGCAGAGGCGCCATTGGCGTTATCGTGGGCGACAACGTCAAGGGAGGACCGCTAATTCAAATGTTTGCCCATGGCGACGATGTCGACAACGTGACGATTCCGTCAGTCTTCACAGCTCGGACGACCGCACAACTGCTATCGTCGTTGACACAGCCTGGTAGTTTTATCGAAGACACTCTCGATGACAACGGTAACCCTGTCCTGAAAGTCCAACAGGGATCCAGGGCAAGAAAGAGCAAGGGCTCGGGTTCTAAGACAACTCAGTCGAAGAAGTCAAAGAGATCGACCAAGGAAAAGCGGCttacaaagagaaaagaagctgaagataaGCCGGGTTGGTTTTCGCGCTTTTTCAAATGGGGCACATCTTCTCGCAGCGTGCACAGCGAGAGCCGGCCACCAAGCAGCGGCCAGATAGACTGGGTTGTGGTTGAGGATTGGGTTGACGAGAAAGACAGCATTACAAGACCCAGCATAACcaaacaaaagaagcaaCCGAAGCAACAACTAAAAGCAGGAGGCGACGACTTCATCATTGGAGTTCAGGACTGGCGGGACCCAGATGTTCTAAGCAATACCAAGGCACCGGCCTCTTCTCCTACTAGCTTGAAGGGTGAGGTCTCTGACAAGGCGGCGAGCCCCGACGAGCCCAAGGGTGGAAGCATTACCCCAAGCAGTGGCGAGTATAAGCTCCATAAGGGGTCTGAAGATGAAAACGAATCTACCTCTACCTTCGAGCTCAGAGGAGTCGCGCCATCCGGCAAGGGCAAGAGCCTCATCTCCAGAAtctttggcgatgatgatgacgaaatAGACGAGGTCCTCGAGCTTGATAATGGTGATTATGATGACGACAttccagaagaagacgaggatccTGTGCGTCACGAGGGTCTCTGGGTTACCATCACGCCGACCAGTAGCGCCAGCCCGTTCTTCGATACCCTCCTTGTTCTTGTAATCAGCCCCTTGGTGACACTTTCTATTGTATATGCTCTCCTAGTCTTGCGTGCGAGAATCCGAAGGAGAAGGTGGCGGGCGCCCAAGTCTGTGGTGGAGCGACTGCCCGTCAGAACCTATCACAGTGTTGCACGCTCTCCCAGCCTGTCACCTAGggtttcttctccctcaggCGCAACAGCAACCACACCACTGTTGCAGTCTAATCCTAGGCCCAGCAGACCACGACCTCGTTCCAGGACCGCCAGTGGAGCCTTGGAAAGCGCTAATTTCCACGCCCCAGCTTCCAGCAGCTTGCCGGTGCTACAGACAAATGCTCGTGCTGGTCGTTCCGGCCACGAAAGGGGAGCCATCTCGGGCGAGTGGAGAAAGTACATGGGAAGACAGGTAGAGTGTGTCGTCTGCCTGGAGGAATATATCGATGGCGTGAGTAGAGTAATGAGGCTTCCTTGTGGCCATGAATTCCACGCCGACTGCAT CACTCCGTGGTTGACTACTCGTCGACGAACATGTCCAATCTGCAAGGGAGACGTAGTCCGTTCTATGGGTCGCAGCTCGTGGACTAACCCTAGATATGAACCGTACCACGATGAcggtgacgacgatgacgacgagcagGCGGCCGAAGGTTCAGCATCATCCAGcggcgatgaggatgttgAGCAAGGCGTAGCGGAAGTGGAACCCTCTGAGGCACGCCGATCGAATTGGCAACACAATTTCTTTGGCATCATACCTGGTGTTTCTGGGTACAATCGCAGACAACGATCCCAATCTCCGTCTCCAGAAGATCGCCAGGCGAGATCTCattaa